From the Mycobacterium sp. DL592 genome, the window CGTGCGTGGCGGCGCTGATCGACGCCGCCGGCTAACTAGCCGCCGGTGTTGGTGCTGCGCAGCTGCTGCATGGCCGACCCCGACGCGCCGCGCCGCTCGGCGGGCGCAAGGCCCTGCTGCTGCTGCTCGATCAGCGCCTGCTGAGCGGCGGCCATCTGCGCCTGCTGGGCGGCAGCCATCTGGGCCTGCTGGGCGGCGGCCTGGCGCAGCTGTTCGGCCATCGGCTCGGGCAGCTGCACCGGCAGCGGCGTACGCACCGGCAACGGTGTGTCGCCACGGCGAACGACGGTGTCGGACAACGCTTCCCGCGCCTCGGCGGTCAGCAGCTCCATGGTTTCGGCGGCGCCGTTGACCACGCACCGGATCATCCACCGGAATCCGTCGACCCCGATGAACCGCACGACACCGGCGCCGGTGCCCACGACTTCGCGACCCCACGGGCCGTCCTGGATGGATACCTGGGCGTTGTCCTTGCGCAGCGAGTCGGCCAGTTCGCCGGCGACCTCGCGCCACAGACCGGTTGTCTTGGGGGCGGCGTAGGCGGCGATGGTGAACCGGCCGTTGGGGGTGACGACCCAGA encodes:
- a CDS encoding DUF3710 domain-containing protein — translated: MAFGRRNNDDSRDETPDTPVVAPESHDEDPEEFDGGPFDIEDFDNPDDAAQARLDLGSVLIPMPAAGQVQVELNEGGVPSAIWVVTPNGRFTIAAYAAPKTTGLWREVAGELADSLRKDNAQVSIQDGPWGREVVGTGAGVVRFIGVDGFRWMIRCVVNGAAETMELLTAEAREALSDTVVRRGDTPLPVRTPLPVQLPEPMAEQLRQAAAQQAQMAAAQQAQMAAAQQALIEQQQQGLAPAERRGASGSAMQQLRSTNTGG